The Natranaerobius trueperi genome window below encodes:
- a CDS encoding class III extradiol dioxygenase subunit B-like domain-containing protein, protein MIEWMVLSPHPPLLVPEIGKEMISKVQTTKDGLKKVFEDVTNSIDTLFVVTPHGFASRKKITFYNFDEVTGNLIDFGGARNLCFSLDRKSILDIKNILVSNNIKTTAVSDCDIIEKSETLDHGSYVPLYYAMENLEYKPELIIMNPAFADCDQIWKSGKLIADYLEKLNKRVGVIISGDLSHRLTKSAPGGYYQQAFKFDNEIQRILQEDTFNDLKHIPFELREKAGECGYRPLLLGAGMLTDYDSSKKVMSYEAPFGVGYLVARLL, encoded by the coding sequence ATGATTGAATGGATGGTATTATCGCCCCACCCCCCTCTTCTTGTGCCTGAAATCGGAAAAGAAATGATTAGTAAAGTTCAAACAACAAAAGATGGTTTAAAAAAAGTATTTGAAGATGTAACAAATAGTATTGATACATTATTTGTAGTAACCCCGCATGGGTTTGCGAGTAGAAAGAAGATCACTTTTTATAATTTTGATGAAGTTACAGGTAACTTAATTGATTTTGGTGGAGCTAGAAATTTGTGTTTTTCTCTTGATAGGAAGTCAATACTAGATATTAAAAACATTTTGGTAAGTAACAATATAAAAACAACAGCGGTTTCTGATTGTGATATTATTGAAAAATCAGAAACGCTTGATCATGGTTCATATGTGCCACTCTACTATGCTATGGAAAATTTAGAATATAAACCAGAATTAATAATAATGAACCCAGCTTTTGCGGATTGTGATCAAATATGGAAATCAGGTAAATTGATAGCTGATTATTTAGAAAAACTTAATAAGAGAGTGGGTGTGATCATAAGTGGGGATCTATCCCATAGACTAACTAAAAGTGCACCAGGTGGTTATTACCAACAAGCCTTTAAATTTGATAATGAAATTCAAAGAATCCTGCAAGAAGACACATTTAATGATCTAAAGCATATCCCTTTTGAACTACGTGAAAAAGCCGGGGAATGTGGGTATAGACCTTTATTATTGGGTGCAGGAATGTTAACAGATTATGATAGTAGTAAAAAGGTGATGTCATATGAAGCACCTTTTGGAGTAGGCTATCTAGTAGCACGACTATTATGA
- the rocF gene encoding arginase has protein sequence MKATIIGVPMDLGQNRRGVDMGPSAIRYANLNKKLEEIGVESEDKGNIPVSIPERNDMTGKTIKYPEQIYEACTLLAEQVADQAQEGSIPIVLGGDHSIAMGSIAGMKKAKGEMGVIWIDAHSDLNTFETSPSGNIHGMPLAFSMGCGESNLKDCLEKGQKVKPENTVLIGTREIDPGERELIENTGVKVFTMYDLDKLGMNRVMEEALAIVTSGTDGVHVSLDMDSLDPMEAPGVGTPVKGGINYREAHLAMELLAEKKCLSSIEVVEVNPILDHRNSTANLAVELIASAFGDRVL, from the coding sequence TTGAAAGCAACAATAATTGGTGTTCCTATGGATTTAGGGCAAAACAGACGTGGAGTTGATATGGGACCAAGTGCAATTAGGTATGCAAACTTAAATAAAAAACTAGAAGAAATAGGAGTTGAATCAGAAGATAAAGGTAATATTCCTGTTTCAATTCCAGAACGAAATGATATGACTGGAAAAACTATCAAATATCCAGAACAGATTTATGAAGCATGTACCTTATTAGCTGAGCAAGTAGCAGATCAAGCACAAGAGGGTTCCATACCTATAGTTTTAGGTGGTGACCATAGTATAGCAATGGGAAGTATTGCTGGTATGAAAAAGGCTAAAGGAGAGATGGGTGTGATTTGGATTGATGCCCATTCTGATTTAAATACTTTTGAGACAAGCCCATCAGGAAATATTCATGGTATGCCACTTGCCTTTTCTATGGGCTGTGGAGAAAGTAATCTAAAAGACTGTTTAGAAAAGGGGCAAAAAGTAAAACCTGAGAATACTGTTTTAATAGGTACTAGAGAGATAGATCCTGGTGAAAGAGAGTTAATAGAAAATACTGGGGTTAAGGTATTTACAATGTATGATTTGGATAAACTGGGAATGAATCGTGTAATGGAGGAAGCATTAGCAATTGTGACATCAGGAACTGATGGTGTACATGTTAGTTTAGACATGGATAGTTTGGATCCAATGGAAGCACCTGGTGTAGGAACACCTGTTAAGGGTGGAATAAACTATCGTGAAGCACACTTAGCAATGGAATTGTTAGCAGAAAAAAAATGCTTGAGCTCAATTGAAGTTGTTGAAGTAAACCCTATTTTAGATCATAGAAATAGTACTGCTAACTTAGCTGTAGAATTGATCGCTTCTGCCTTTGGAGATAGAGTATTATAG
- a CDS encoding N-acetylmuramoyl-L-alanine amidase, translating into MKIIYFSFSKIKYTLILLGVITIVTLFIITNFNLSIDSSKDYSFDSQKGIIVDEIASSLPLQDVVIGLDPGHGGYDPGFFTNGDDIRECDIVLEISLKLRRLLEQAGANVVMTRETDADLWDYRDKMAKRHDLDNRLQLFKDHEVELVLSIHANSIPSSVWRGAQTFYYPDDEDSRQLAWTIQNELERVLENTDRPILPGKYYILSESDSIGALIEAGFLSNPQERKLLTNPRYQERVAWSIYLGVINYVLNDQ; encoded by the coding sequence ATGAAGATAATATATTTTTCATTTAGTAAAATTAAATATACCCTTATTCTACTAGGTGTTATAACAATTGTTACACTGTTTATTATTACTAATTTTAATTTATCTATAGACAGCTCAAAAGACTATTCTTTTGATAGTCAAAAAGGTATAATAGTAGATGAAATAGCTTCTTCATTACCACTACAGGATGTAGTTATTGGCCTAGATCCTGGTCATGGTGGATATGATCCAGGTTTTTTTACTAATGGTGATGATATTAGAGAATGTGATATAGTTCTTGAAATATCGCTTAAGCTTAGAAGGCTATTAGAACAAGCAGGTGCAAATGTTGTGATGACACGAGAAACTGATGCAGATCTTTGGGATTATAGAGATAAAATGGCAAAAAGACATGATTTAGATAATAGGCTACAATTATTTAAGGACCACGAAGTAGAATTAGTTTTAAGTATCCATGCTAATAGTATACCGAGTTCAGTGTGGCGTGGGGCTCAAACTTTCTATTATCCTGATGATGAAGATAGTCGACAACTAGCATGGACTATACAAAATGAATTAGAACGAGTATTAGAAAATACTGATCGTCCGATACTTCCTGGTAAGTATTACATTTTAAGTGAATCAGACTCTATAGGTGCATTAATCGAAGCAGGATTTTTATCTAATCCTCAAGAAAGAAAGTTATTAACTAATCCTAGATATCAAGAGAGAGTTGCATGGTCAATTTATCTAGGTGTTATAAATTATGTTTTAAATGACCAATAA
- a CDS encoding chromate transporter, producing MSISERTYFKLFTVFLRIGAFTFGGGYAMLPIIKREIVDINSWLDEDDFLNTIAVTQSVPGALAVNTAIFVGYKIKGMTGAMWSLAGVVLPSFLIILTIVAFLLNWKHHPIVEAAFNGIRPGIVGLIIASAFQIGAPFLKNNIKAIVIFLIASILSLLGVHTFLIIITFGIAGIYTLNEGEH from the coding sequence TTGTCAATTTCTGAAAGAACTTACTTCAAACTTTTTACGGTATTCCTAAGAATTGGTGCATTTACCTTTGGGGGAGGGTATGCAATGCTCCCCATAATAAAAAGAGAGATCGTTGACATAAATTCTTGGTTAGATGAAGATGACTTTTTAAATACTATAGCTGTAACACAGTCTGTTCCTGGTGCTTTAGCTGTTAACACAGCTATTTTCGTGGGCTATAAAATTAAAGGGATGACTGGAGCGATGTGGTCACTAGCTGGAGTTGTATTACCTTCTTTTTTAATAATTCTTACTATAGTAGCTTTTCTTTTGAATTGGAAGCACCACCCAATTGTAGAGGCTGCCTTTAATGGAATTAGACCGGGTATTGTTGGGCTCATTATAGCTTCTGCATTTCAGATAGGTGCCCCTTTCTTAAAAAACAATATCAAAGCAATAGTTATTTTTTTAATAGCTTCTATTCTTTCACTATTGGGCGTACACACTTTTTTGATCATTATAACTTTTGGAATAGCTGGGATCTATACTTTAAATGAAGGAGAACACTAA
- a CDS encoding chromate transporter yields MIIVQLFFSFLKIGFFSFGGGYVMIPLIKEKIITDKGWLSSSEFIDVIAIAEMTPGPIAINSATFVGYQVAGLSGAISSTLGVITPSVILILISAKFLLKYYQKPYVKNFFQGVRPAIIGLVLSAGIIIGRSAIIDFKGLIIASIVFFVMVFKKPNPIMMIMVSAIIGIIVY; encoded by the coding sequence ATGATTATAGTTCAATTATTTTTTAGTTTCTTGAAAATTGGATTTTTCAGCTTTGGTGGTGGGTATGTTATGATCCCTCTAATCAAAGAAAAAATCATTACAGATAAAGGGTGGCTTAGTTCTTCAGAATTTATAGATGTTATAGCTATTGCTGAAATGACTCCAGGACCTATTGCGATAAATTCCGCCACCTTTGTTGGATATCAAGTTGCTGGACTTTCTGGTGCAATAAGTTCTACACTAGGAGTTATAACACCATCTGTTATTCTAATCTTAATTTCTGCTAAATTTTTACTTAAGTATTATCAGAAACCTTATGTTAAGAACTTTTTTCAAGGGGTTAGACCAGCAATTATTGGTTTGGTATTATCAGCAGGTATTATTATTGGTAGGTCTGCAATAATTGATTTTAAAGGACTTATAATTGCAAGTATTGTCTTTTTTGTTATGGTTTTTAAAAAACCTAATCCGATTATGATGATCATGGTTTCTGCAATAATAGGAATTATTGTGTATTAA
- the rpsI gene encoding 30S ribosomal protein S9, with amino-acid sequence MAKVQYIGTGRRKTSVARVRLVPGSGKIIINDKDIDQYFGLETLKAIVRQPLQSVEMEDNFDVLVNVQGGGHSGQAGAIRHGIARALINSDQELRPVLKKAGYLTRDPRMKERKKYGLKKARRAPQFSKR; translated from the coding sequence GTGGCTAAGGTACAATATATTGGCACAGGAAGAAGAAAGACTTCTGTAGCTAGAGTAAGGTTAGTTCCTGGCTCTGGTAAAATTATAATTAACGATAAAGATATTGATCAGTATTTCGGACTTGAAACACTTAAGGCAATTGTAAGACAACCATTACAATCTGTTGAGATGGAAGATAATTTTGATGTATTAGTAAATGTTCAAGGTGGTGGCCATTCTGGTCAGGCAGGAGCGATTAGACATGGAATTGCTAGAGCACTTATTAATTCAGATCAAGAGCTGAGACCAGTTCTTAAAAAAGCAGGCTATTTAACAAGAGATCCAAGAATGAAAGAAAGAAAGAAATATGGACTCAAAAAGGCAAGGCGAGCACCTCAGTTCTCCAAGAGATAA
- the rplM gene encoding 50S ribosomal protein L13, whose protein sequence is MRTTYMAKPEEVERKWYTIDATNKPLGRLATEIAEILRGKHKPIYTPHVDTGDYVIVLNAEKVLLTGKKRTQKHHYRHSGYPGGLKAVNYDTLLSTDPEKAVKLAVKGMLPKNRLGRKMVKKLKVYAGEEHPHQAQQPISWES, encoded by the coding sequence ATGCGTACCACATATATGGCTAAACCTGAAGAAGTTGAAAGAAAATGGTATACAATTGATGCTACTAACAAGCCTTTAGGCCGTTTAGCGACTGAAATTGCGGAGATATTACGTGGAAAGCATAAGCCGATTTATACTCCCCATGTAGATACAGGAGATTATGTGATTGTTTTAAATGCAGAGAAAGTACTTCTAACAGGTAAGAAGCGTACTCAAAAACATCATTATCGCCACTCTGGTTATCCAGGTGGCTTAAAAGCAGTAAATTACGATACATTACTGTCTACTGACCCTGAAAAAGCTGTTAAACTTGCAGTAAAAGGAATGTTACCAAAGAACCGTTTAGGAAGAAAAATGGTTAAAAAATTAAAAGTGTATGCTGGAGAAGAGCATCCCCATCAGGCACAACAACCGATTTCTTGGGAAAGCTAA
- the truA gene encoding tRNA pseudouridine(38-40) synthase TruA produces MKNIKLTVAYDGTNYHGYQLQENAVTVQEKIENALNNVYRPEQIRAYSASRTDSGVHAKAQTINYFTNKNIPVKKIPVALNTNLPNDIVVADAQEVSLDFRSRRDAKKKKYCYYIYHSQFMNPFWRNYALHLRGDIIDIKKMKRAARSLIGTHDFYPFQAIQGTDPDIDTIKEIFSCEINDTEHPLIVFEIIGSGFLYKMVRIIVGTLLEIGKGRLDETIIDSIIRNQDRSLVGPTAKPHGLFLEKIWYA; encoded by the coding sequence ATGAAAAATATAAAACTAACTGTAGCTTATGATGGAACAAATTATCATGGATATCAATTACAGGAAAACGCAGTTACAGTACAAGAAAAGATAGAGAATGCTTTGAATAATGTTTATAGACCAGAACAAATAAGGGCATATAGTGCATCTCGAACAGATTCTGGAGTACACGCAAAGGCTCAAACAATTAATTACTTTACAAATAAAAATATTCCCGTCAAAAAAATACCAGTGGCATTAAATACAAACCTACCTAATGATATTGTCGTGGCTGATGCACAAGAGGTCTCATTAGATTTTAGATCTCGACGTGATGCTAAAAAAAAGAAGTACTGTTATTATATATATCATTCCCAATTCATGAATCCATTTTGGAGAAACTACGCTCTACATCTTCGAGGCGATATTATAGATATCAAAAAAATGAAAAGAGCAGCTAGATCATTAATAGGAACTCATGATTTTTATCCCTTTCAAGCTATACAGGGTACAGATCCTGACATTGACACTATTAAAGAAATTTTTTCTTGTGAAATAAATGATACTGAGCATCCCTTAATAGTTTTTGAAATAATAGGTAGTGGTTTCTTATATAAGATGGTTAGAATTATTGTTGGGACACTTCTTGAAATTGGTAAAGGAAGATTAGATGAAACAATAATAGATAGTATTATAAGAAATCAAGATAGATCCCTTGTTGGCCCTACAGCAAAGCCCCATGGATTATTTTTAGAAAAGATATGGTATGCTTGA
- a CDS encoding energy-coupling factor transporter transmembrane component T family protein — protein sequence MFKGITIGQYLPGESLLHRLDPRMKIILIIIFLITLFLVNTFVGYGVLALFIVFLILGNKLPIKLILKGLRPIFFIISFTFILHSLMTSGGETLFEIGPIPIETEGVYTGAFMAVRLVLLVMTTSLLTLTTSPIALTDAIEHLLSPFKRIGVPAHELAMMMTIALRFIPTLMEETEKIMKAQKARGADFESGNIFERAKNLVPLLVPLFISAFRRADELALAMEARCYRGGTGRTRLKQLQAALRDYLALGFVLLLMIFIILLGI from the coding sequence ATGTTTAAAGGTATCACTATTGGACAGTATTTACCAGGTGAATCACTGCTACATCGACTTGACCCCAGAATGAAAATAATTTTAATAATTATATTTTTGATAACACTTTTCTTAGTAAATACATTTGTTGGCTACGGCGTATTAGCTCTTTTTATAGTATTTTTAATATTAGGAAATAAACTACCAATTAAGCTTATCTTAAAAGGGCTTCGACCAATATTCTTTATTATATCATTTACTTTTATTTTGCACTCATTAATGACTAGTGGTGGAGAGACACTTTTTGAAATAGGTCCAATTCCAATAGAAACTGAAGGTGTATATACAGGTGCATTCATGGCTGTTAGGTTAGTACTTTTAGTTATGACTACCTCACTTTTAACTTTAACAACTTCACCTATAGCCTTAACAGATGCGATAGAACATTTATTATCACCTTTTAAAAGAATAGGTGTTCCAGCACATGAGTTAGCAATGATGATGACAATTGCTCTAAGATTCATCCCCACACTAATGGAAGAAACTGAAAAGATAATGAAAGCACAGAAAGCTCGTGGTGCTGATTTTGAATCGGGTAATATATTTGAAAGAGCTAAAAACTTAGTACCTCTTTTAGTACCTTTATTTATTAGTGCTTTTAGAAGAGCTGATGAATTAGCTCTTGCGATGGAAGCAAGGTGCTATCGTGGTGGCACAGGACGTACTAGATTAAAACAATTACAAGCAGCTTTAAGAGACTATCTTGCTCTTGGTTTTGTATTACTATTGATGATATTTATCATATTACTTGGAATATAA
- a CDS encoding energy-coupling factor transporter ATPase, which translates to MLIKAKNLNHIYSQGTPMEQKALSNVNLEIDSGEFIGIIGHTGSGKSTLIQHFNALLLPTDGEVLVKGIDTKKNKKQLHKIRQQVGLVFQYPEHQLFEETVGEDVAFGPKNLGLSEEEVEERTKAALEVVNLSYEDYKEHSPFELSGGQMRRVAIAGVLAMKPDVLILDEPTAGLDPQGRREILEQVSSFHKELGLTIILVTHSMDDVAKLAERLLVMHGGEIKLEGPPEQIFNYSDYLKELGLGVPEVSTLMKQLQKQGWDVPNNVFSVEQAHELLLSLVKRKWDGNNV; encoded by the coding sequence ATGTTAATCAAAGCTAAAAACCTAAACCATATATACTCACAAGGTACTCCAATGGAACAAAAAGCACTTTCAAATGTTAATTTAGAAATTGATAGTGGTGAATTCATTGGTATTATTGGTCATACAGGAAGTGGAAAATCAACTTTAATTCAACATTTTAACGCTTTATTACTTCCGACTGATGGTGAAGTATTAGTTAAAGGAATAGATACTAAGAAAAATAAAAAGCAATTACACAAAATAAGACAACAAGTTGGTTTAGTCTTTCAATACCCTGAACACCAATTGTTTGAAGAGACTGTTGGAGAAGATGTTGCTTTTGGGCCTAAAAACCTTGGATTATCAGAAGAAGAGGTTGAAGAACGAACTAAAGCAGCGTTAGAAGTTGTAAACTTATCTTATGAAGATTATAAAGAGCATTCTCCATTTGAGCTGAGCGGAGGACAAATGCGCCGAGTAGCGATTGCTGGTGTTCTTGCAATGAAACCTGATGTATTGATATTAGACGAGCCTACTGCAGGGCTTGATCCTCAAGGAAGAAGAGAAATTCTTGAACAAGTTAGTTCATTTCATAAGGAATTAGGTCTGACAATAATATTAGTGACTCATAGTATGGATGATGTTGCTAAACTGGCTGAGAGGTTACTTGTGATGCATGGAGGAGAAATAAAGCTTGAAGGACCTCCTGAACAAATATTTAATTATAGTGACTACCTAAAAGAATTGGGGTTAGGAGTACCAGAAGTTTCAACTTTAATGAAGCAATTGCAAAAACAGGGATGGGATGTACCTAATAACGTATTTTCAGTAGAACAAGCACATGAGCTCTTATTGTCTTTAGTGAAAAGAAAGTGGGATGGTAACAATGTTTAA
- a CDS encoding energy-coupling factor transporter ATPase translates to METIIDLQNVSYLYNQGSNKEHLALNNVSLEISKGEFVAIIGRNGSGKSTLSKLLNGLLLPSDGQIFVNGIDTSDSDNIWDVRQKVGMVFQNPDNQIVATTVEEDVAFGLENLGIDSNTMKQRIGEALSSVGMEQYREYPPHLLSGGQKQRIAIAGIIAMRPEVLVFDEPTAMLDPKGRNEVVETVLKLNNEGITVAYVTHFMEEVVSADRIVVMDQGEIKLSGTPQKIFQHVDQVREIGLDVPQIVELGFKLRKSGIEIPEDVLTVEELVNALC, encoded by the coding sequence GTGGAAACAATAATCGATTTACAAAACGTATCTTATCTATATAACCAAGGTAGTAATAAAGAACATTTGGCCTTAAACAATGTTTCATTAGAAATTTCTAAAGGCGAATTTGTAGCAATCATTGGTAGAAATGGCTCAGGTAAATCAACACTATCAAAATTACTAAATGGTCTCTTATTACCTTCAGATGGGCAAATATTTGTTAATGGTATTGATACGAGTGATTCAGATAATATTTGGGATGTTAGACAAAAGGTTGGTATGGTCTTTCAAAACCCTGACAATCAAATTGTTGCTACAACAGTGGAAGAAGATGTTGCTTTTGGTCTAGAAAATTTAGGGATTGACTCTAATACTATGAAGCAACGAATTGGTGAAGCATTAAGTAGTGTAGGTATGGAACAATATCGTGAATATCCTCCACACCTGCTTAGTGGTGGACAAAAGCAGAGAATAGCAATTGCAGGTATTATAGCAATGCGTCCAGAAGTTTTAGTTTTTGACGAACCTACTGCTATGTTAGATCCTAAGGGTAGAAATGAAGTTGTGGAAACTGTTTTAAAACTTAACAACGAGGGGATTACAGTCGCCTATGTAACTCATTTCATGGAAGAAGTAGTATCAGCTGATCGAATAGTAGTTATGGATCAAGGAGAAATAAAACTTTCTGGTACACCACAAAAGATTTTTCAGCATGTAGATCAAGTCAGAGAGATCGGTTTAGATGTACCACAAATTGTTGAGTTAGGTTTCAAGTTGAGGAAGTCGGGAATTGAAATCCCTGAAGATGTACTAACAGTAGAAGAGCTGGTGAATGCCTTATGTTAA
- the rplQ gene encoding 50S ribosomal protein L17 codes for MSYRKIGRDKDQRKALLRNLTTSFLRDEKIETTEAKAKEVRKIAEKMITLAKKNTLASRRQALSYLTDEDVVTKLFENIGPKFQERQGGYTRVLKKGPRDGDGAPIAIIELVE; via the coding sequence ATGTCTTATAGAAAAATTGGTAGAGACAAGGATCAAAGAAAAGCCCTCTTAAGAAACCTGACAACTTCTTTTTTGCGTGATGAAAAAATTGAAACTACAGAGGCAAAGGCTAAAGAAGTTCGAAAGATTGCGGAGAAAATGATTACTTTAGCAAAAAAGAACACTTTAGCTTCAAGAAGACAGGCGCTTTCTTATTTGACTGATGAGGATGTAGTGACAAAACTATTTGAAAATATTGGTCCTAAGTTCCAGGAGCGCCAAGGTGGGTATACTAGAGTACTCAAAAAAGGCCCGCGCGATGGTGATGGTGCACCTATCGCCATTATAGAATTAGTTGAGTAA
- a CDS encoding DNA-directed RNA polymerase subunit alpha has product MAIEIEKPQIECQEISEDNTHGKFVVEPLERGYGITLGNSLRRILLSSLPGAAVTSVKIDGVLHEFSSIPGVVEDTTDIVLNLKNLVLKIHSEESQVLTLEKEGEGPVTAGDIQAGSDVEIINHDLHIATLSEDTRLYMEITARNGRGYLKAEKNKEAEQPIGLIPLDSIFTPVNKVNYQVHDTRVGQITDYDQLVMEVDTDGSESPDEAVSMAAKIMQEHLDLFTNLTEKANDLEVMVEKEEDNKEKIMEMSIEELDLSVRSYNCLKRAGINTIEELTQKTEEDMMKVRNLGRKSLEEVKYKLTELGLSLKNANE; this is encoded by the coding sequence GTGGCGATTGAAATTGAAAAACCCCAAATTGAATGTCAGGAAATAAGTGAAGACAACACTCATGGGAAGTTTGTTGTTGAACCTTTAGAGAGGGGTTACGGGATCACTTTAGGAAACTCTTTAAGACGTATCTTGTTATCTTCATTACCTGGCGCTGCAGTAACTAGTGTCAAAATTGATGGGGTTCTTCATGAATTCTCGTCAATTCCAGGGGTTGTTGAAGATACTACTGATATTGTCTTAAACTTAAAAAATTTAGTGTTAAAGATTCACTCTGAGGAAAGTCAGGTATTAACACTTGAAAAAGAGGGAGAAGGCCCTGTAACAGCGGGAGATATCCAAGCTGGTTCGGATGTTGAGATTATTAATCATGATCTTCATATCGCAACCTTATCAGAAGATACAAGATTGTATATGGAGATTACTGCAAGAAACGGCCGTGGTTATTTGAAAGCTGAAAAAAACAAAGAAGCTGAACAACCAATAGGTTTGATTCCATTAGACTCAATCTTTACTCCCGTAAACAAAGTTAACTATCAAGTACATGATACAAGAGTAGGCCAGATAACAGATTATGATCAGCTTGTTATGGAAGTTGATACAGACGGTAGTGAAAGTCCGGATGAAGCAGTGAGTATGGCCGCTAAGATTATGCAAGAACACCTAGATTTATTTACTAACCTGACTGAAAAAGCAAATGATTTAGAAGTTATGGTTGAAAAGGAAGAAGACAATAAAGAGAAGATCATGGAAATGAGTATAGAAGAACTTGATCTATCTGTTAGGTCTTATAACTGCCTGAAACGAGCAGGAATTAATACCATAGAAGAATTAACTCAAAAAACAGAAGAAGATATGATGAAAGTTAGAAATTTAGGTCGTAAATCATTAGAAGAAGTAAAATATAAACTGACAGAGCTTGGGCTGTCATTAAAGAACGCTAACGAGTAA
- the rpsD gene encoding 30S ribosomal protein S4 has translation MARYQGPVCRLCRREGSKLFLKGERCHTDKCAIDRKSYVPGQHGPTRRGKQSEYGMQLREKQKARRIYGVLENQFRKYFKEADRKKGITGETLLQLLETRLDNVVYRVGFASSRDEARQLVNHGHIIVNGRRVDVSSFEVKPGDEITIREKSRNIPRVQELKELAEGHKVPEWLEADHENYSAKMVRVPAREEIDVPVEEHLIVELYSR, from the coding sequence ATGGCTCGCTATCAAGGACCTGTATGCAGGTTATGTAGAAGAGAAGGATCAAAACTTTTCCTTAAAGGTGAGAGATGCCACACAGATAAGTGTGCAATAGATAGAAAGTCTTATGTACCAGGTCAACATGGCCCAACAAGAAGAGGTAAACAAAGTGAATACGGGATGCAGCTTAGAGAGAAACAAAAAGCAAGAAGGATTTATGGAGTTTTAGAAAATCAGTTTAGAAAGTACTTCAAAGAAGCTGATAGAAAAAAAGGTATTACAGGTGAAACTTTACTACAACTATTAGAAACTAGGTTAGATAATGTTGTTTATAGAGTGGGTTTTGCCAGTAGTCGTGATGAAGCTAGACAACTAGTTAATCATGGACACATTATAGTTAACGGTAGAAGAGTAGATGTTTCTTCTTTTGAAGTAAAACCAGGAGATGAAATTACTATCCGTGAGAAAAGTAGAAATATTCCGCGGGTGCAGGAGTTAAAGGAATTAGCTGAAGGGCATAAAGTACCTGAATGGCTAGAAGCTGACCATGAAAACTATTCAGCTAAAATGGTTAGAGTTCCTGCTAGGGAAGAAATTGATGTACCAGTAGAAGAGCATCTAATTGTTGAGCTTTATTCCCGTTAA
- the rpsK gene encoding 30S ribosomal protein S11, with protein sequence MVKKKRAATRKKKVKKNIENGIAHVNSTFNNTVVNITDSDGNTMSWSSAGSCGFKGSRKGTPYAAQIAAETSAKTAMEDGLKGVEVRVKGPGSGREAAIRSLQAAGLEINAIKDVTPIPHNGCRPPKRRRV encoded by the coding sequence ATGGTCAAGAAGAAAAGGGCTGCAACCCGAAAGAAAAAAGTTAAAAAGAATATTGAAAATGGAATAGCTCATGTAAATTCCACTTTTAATAATACAGTAGTTAATATTACTGATAGTGATGGAAATACGATGTCATGGTCTAGTGCTGGTTCTTGCGGATTTAAAGGATCAAGAAAGGGCACTCCTTACGCTGCACAAATTGCTGCAGAGACTTCAGCTAAAACGGCTATGGAGGATGGTCTAAAAGGTGTAGAAGTTAGAGTAAAAGGACCGGGTTCAGGAAGAGAAGCTGCTATTAGATCATTACAGGCTGCCGGTCTAGAAATTAATGCAATTAAAGATGTGACACCAATTCCACACAACGGATGTCGTCCACCAAAAAGACGTCGAGTATAG